A stretch of Myxococcus hansupus DNA encodes these proteins:
- a CDS encoding GNAT family N-acetyltransferase — protein MSASPPPDSGMPRRECVPLVVPPVTLEGRHVRLEPLRPEHAPALAALCEPDIFTWFSRALRTEADVADFIDSACQAAERGSERPFVILEQRTGAPVGSTRFLDIQRDHRTLEIGYTWLGRRVWRTPVNTECKYLLLRHAFEALGVMRVQLKTDQHNARSRAAIERLGARFEGVLRNHMLVRGGVVRDSAYYGVIDTEWPEVKVRLEGLLAAAGAGV, from the coding sequence ATGAGCGCCAGCCCTCCGCCCGATTCCGGCATGCCTCGCCGTGAGTGCGTGCCCCTCGTCGTCCCGCCCGTCACGCTCGAAGGGCGGCACGTCCGCTTGGAGCCGCTGCGCCCGGAGCACGCGCCGGCCCTGGCCGCGTTGTGCGAACCCGACATCTTCACGTGGTTCTCGCGCGCGCTGCGGACGGAGGCGGACGTCGCGGACTTCATCGACAGCGCGTGTCAGGCGGCCGAGCGAGGGAGCGAGCGCCCCTTCGTCATCCTGGAGCAGCGGACCGGCGCGCCGGTGGGCTCCACGCGTTTTCTCGACATCCAACGCGACCACCGCACGCTGGAGATTGGCTACACGTGGCTGGGGCGGCGGGTGTGGCGCACGCCGGTGAACACGGAGTGCAAGTACCTGCTGCTGCGCCACGCCTTCGAGGCATTGGGCGTCATGCGGGTGCAGCTCAAGACGGACCAGCACAACGCGCGCTCTCGCGCGGCCATCGAGCGGTTGGGTGCTCGCTTCGAGGGCGTGCTGCGCAACCACATGCTGGTGCGCGGCGGCGTGGTGCGGGACAGCGCGTACTACGGCGTCATCGACACGGAGTGGCCGGAAGTGAAGGTTCGCCTGGAAGGGCTGCTCGCCGCGGCCGGGGCGGGGGTATAG
- the lptC gene encoding LPS export ABC transporter periplasmic protein LptC — protein MSRLLAASLVVLVFAPGCKPGAGAGASEAQPPPEVVLHGARLESFEGERLTRSGTAEQISYQRTTGDVWATNATLKIPPGQSGAGAPPGTEGGVEVSAPNMEGSLASKQVVASGGVIIRTGKGMEARTPRLTYDATTERAHGNEGVTVKGPDYRLRADRFELYFPDETFNFAGSVETVVGAPQ, from the coding sequence GTGTCACGCCTGCTCGCCGCCAGCCTCGTCGTCCTGGTGTTCGCCCCCGGTTGCAAGCCCGGGGCAGGCGCGGGTGCGTCCGAGGCCCAGCCCCCTCCCGAGGTGGTGCTGCACGGCGCCCGCCTGGAGTCCTTCGAGGGCGAGCGGCTGACGCGGTCCGGCACCGCGGAGCAGATTTCCTACCAGCGCACCACCGGCGACGTGTGGGCCACCAACGCCACCCTGAAGATTCCGCCGGGCCAGTCCGGCGCGGGGGCGCCTCCGGGGACGGAGGGCGGCGTGGAGGTGAGCGCTCCGAATATGGAGGGCAGCCTCGCGTCCAAGCAGGTGGTGGCCTCGGGCGGTGTCATCATCCGCACCGGAAAGGGCATGGAGGCCCGCACTCCCCGGTTGACGTACGACGCCACCACGGAGCGGGCGCATGGAAACGAGGGCGTGACGGTGAAGGGACCTGACTACCGGCTGCGGGCGGACCGCTTCGAGCTGTACTTCCCGGACGAGACGTTCAACTTCGCGGGCTCGGTGGAGACCGTGGTGGGAGCGCCCCAGTGA
- the rpoN gene encoding RNA polymerase factor sigma-54: protein MAMELKQSLKLAQQLVMTPQLQQAIKLLQLSRMELLEQVREEMEQNPLLEQPDEQAPGDVGDKEPGEASLEADNVEMPRDMDLPAATSDTATEFKADGEGPPEIDWEQYLNSYQFNEPTTASNKGNVATDDLPSFEANLVKKEDLVDHIQEQLGTLRLNDAERRIAMLILGNLDDDGYLKLPEVDGDPLIRLANEADVPMHVAERTLRRIQMLDPRGCGARDLQECLLIQLQGMKEPHAPLLGLIIKRHMKYLESKNLPAIAKDLKVTLEEVVEAVRLLPKLDPKPGRNFSGDDAQYITPDVFVYKMGDEYTVVLNDDGLSKLRISGTYRNALKTGAVGPGQTKDFIQDKLRSAMWLIRSIHQRQRTIYKVTESIVKFQRDFLDKGIAHLKPLILRDVAEDIGMHESTVSRVTTSKYVHTPQGIFELKYFFNSSIARVSGEDTASEAVKHHIKQLVSQEDARNPYSDQKIVELLRSQGTEIARRTVAKYREVLGILPSSKRKRYY from the coding sequence ATGGCGATGGAACTGAAACAAAGCCTGAAGCTTGCCCAGCAGCTGGTGATGACGCCGCAGCTGCAGCAGGCCATCAAGCTCCTCCAACTGTCCCGCATGGAGCTGCTCGAGCAGGTCCGCGAGGAGATGGAGCAGAACCCACTGCTGGAGCAGCCCGACGAGCAGGCCCCGGGAGACGTGGGGGACAAGGAACCCGGTGAAGCCTCCCTGGAGGCTGACAACGTGGAAATGCCGCGGGACATGGACCTGCCCGCGGCCACCAGCGACACCGCCACGGAGTTCAAGGCGGACGGGGAGGGCCCCCCGGAAATCGACTGGGAGCAGTACCTCAACAGCTACCAGTTCAACGAGCCGACCACCGCCTCCAACAAGGGGAACGTGGCCACGGACGACCTGCCGTCGTTCGAGGCCAACCTCGTCAAGAAGGAGGACCTGGTCGACCACATCCAGGAGCAGCTCGGCACGCTGCGCCTGAACGACGCCGAGCGCCGCATCGCCATGCTCATCCTGGGCAACCTGGATGACGACGGCTACCTCAAGCTGCCGGAAGTGGACGGAGATCCGCTCATCCGCCTGGCCAACGAGGCGGACGTGCCCATGCACGTCGCGGAGCGCACGCTGCGCCGCATCCAGATGTTGGACCCGCGCGGCTGCGGCGCCCGTGACTTGCAGGAGTGCCTGCTCATCCAGCTCCAGGGGATGAAGGAGCCGCACGCGCCGCTGCTGGGCCTCATCATCAAGCGGCACATGAAGTACCTGGAGAGCAAGAACCTGCCCGCCATCGCCAAGGACCTGAAGGTCACCTTGGAAGAGGTGGTGGAGGCGGTGCGGCTGCTCCCGAAGCTGGACCCGAAGCCGGGCCGCAACTTCAGCGGGGACGACGCGCAGTACATCACCCCCGACGTGTTCGTCTACAAGATGGGGGACGAGTACACGGTGGTGCTCAACGATGACGGCCTGTCCAAGCTGCGCATCTCCGGCACCTACCGGAACGCGTTGAAGACGGGCGCGGTGGGCCCCGGCCAGACGAAGGACTTCATCCAGGACAAGCTGCGCAGCGCGATGTGGCTCATCCGCTCCATCCACCAGCGGCAGCGGACCATCTACAAGGTCACCGAGAGCATCGTGAAGTTCCAGCGGGACTTCCTGGACAAGGGCATCGCCCACCTCAAGCCGCTCATCCTCCGGGACGTGGCCGAGGACATCGGCATGCACGAGTCCACGGTGAGCCGCGTCACCACCAGCAAGTACGTGCACACCCCGCAGGGCATCTTCGAGCTGAAGTACTTCTTCAACTCGTCCATCGCCCGCGTGTCCGGTGAGGACACCGCGAGCGAGGCGGTGAAGCACCACATCAAGCAGTTGGTGTCGCAGGAAGACGCCCGCAACCCGTACTCGGACCAGAAAATCGTGGAGCTGCTGCGCTCGCAGGGCACCGAGATTGCCCGCCGCACGGTGGCCAAGTACCGCGAGGTGCTGGGCATCCTCCCCAGCAGCAAGCGCAAGCGGTACTACTGA
- a CDS encoding TIGR02269 family lipoprotein, whose translation MNQPLRHVALLLPLLGALACGASAPSIRDWDTAAWAPGVVGCEASPAEGRCVVLACDEGACGLFLCGDVEGNAAVPAPTVEKVVGRPAFRGPGAYRNWWQRRTGIRADAQPLAVASVARRHSVYVPAVPRPRGKLIKHHLFPQEPRLAAWFRAAGIDIHQFTMVVPEHVHWRIHSGKGMGPGGAWNNAWRRFVVANPRPPSKDVIMRHAIELAFRFELSGPVVPYNVPITPGMGGSRIEAL comes from the coding sequence ATGAATCAGCCCCTACGCCATGTCGCTCTGCTGCTCCCGCTGTTGGGGGCGCTCGCGTGTGGCGCCTCCGCTCCGTCGATACGCGACTGGGACACCGCTGCGTGGGCCCCAGGTGTCGTTGGCTGTGAAGCCTCGCCCGCCGAGGGGCGCTGCGTCGTCCTCGCATGTGATGAAGGGGCGTGTGGCCTCTTCCTGTGTGGCGACGTTGAAGGCAACGCGGCCGTGCCGGCGCCCACGGTGGAGAAGGTTGTGGGCCGGCCAGCGTTCCGGGGGCCCGGTGCGTACCGAAACTGGTGGCAGCGCCGCACGGGGATTCGAGCAGATGCACAGCCCCTGGCCGTGGCGTCAGTGGCGCGTCGTCATTCGGTGTACGTCCCGGCGGTGCCTCGGCCGCGGGGGAAACTCATCAAGCACCACCTGTTTCCTCAGGAGCCGCGGCTCGCGGCCTGGTTCAGGGCGGCGGGCATCGACATCCACCAGTTCACGATGGTCGTTCCGGAACACGTTCATTGGCGCATTCACAGTGGCAAGGGCATGGGGCCGGGAGGCGCATGGAACAACGCATGGCGGCGGTTCGTGGTCGCCAATCCCCGGCCCCCTTCGAAGGACGTCATCATGCGGCACGCCATCGAACTCGCGTTTCGCTTCGAGCTTTCGGGGCCCGTGGTGCCCTACAACGTGCCCATCACGCCAGGGATGGGCGGTTCTCGGATAGAAGCGCTGTGA
- a CDS encoding PTS sugar transporter subunit IIA, producing MRIAEFLSPQAVIADMQSRTKPEVLRELSATLVRAHPQLSSDRLVEVLREREKLGSTGIGEGVAIPHGKLPGMAQLQAAFGVSRAGVDFEAIDGKSTHLFFALVAPENSAGVHLKALARISRLFKNPRFRAAILEAPTAADIHALIVQEDARP from the coding sequence GTGAGAATCGCCGAGTTCCTCAGCCCCCAAGCCGTCATCGCCGACATGCAGTCGCGGACGAAGCCTGAAGTGTTGCGCGAGCTGAGCGCCACGTTGGTGCGCGCCCACCCGCAGCTATCCTCGGACCGGTTGGTGGAGGTGCTCCGCGAGCGCGAGAAGCTGGGCAGCACCGGCATCGGCGAGGGCGTGGCCATTCCCCACGGCAAGCTGCCGGGCATGGCCCAGCTCCAGGCCGCCTTCGGCGTGTCCCGCGCCGGCGTGGACTTCGAGGCCATTGACGGCAAGAGCACCCACCTGTTCTTCGCGCTGGTGGCGCCGGAGAACAGCGCGGGGGTTCACCTCAAGGCCCTGGCCCGCATCTCGCGGTTGTTCAAGAATCCTCGCTTCCGGGCCGCCATCCTCGAGGCACCCACGGCCGCGGACATCCACGCGCTCATCGTCCAGGAAGACGCGCGGCCTTGA
- the hpf gene encoding ribosome hibernation-promoting factor, HPF/YfiA family encodes MQFNITFRQFGASDSLKEYAREKVERVNRLLDRAGEAHVVLSLERHLHHADITIHSGAWVLRGRDKSDDMYASIDLAMDKIERQLRRYRDKLKTHHGRERVHHRQDLVEQLRVRHAVFEVPDVEELTSLAEASASSEAAPKPTVVSAPPPAAQPRASREVRATHLTVKPLSVDDAVMQMNLMDNDFYVFHNVESESLCIVYRRKDGQYGLIEPHAPAVAATGT; translated from the coding sequence ATGCAGTTCAACATCACCTTCCGTCAGTTCGGGGCGTCGGATTCCCTCAAGGAGTACGCACGCGAGAAGGTCGAAAGGGTGAACCGGCTGTTGGATCGCGCCGGCGAGGCCCATGTGGTCCTGTCGTTGGAGCGTCACCTGCATCACGCGGACATCACCATCCACTCCGGCGCATGGGTGCTCCGGGGCCGCGACAAGAGCGATGACATGTACGCGTCCATCGACCTGGCGATGGACAAGATCGAACGCCAGCTTCGCCGCTACCGTGACAAGCTGAAGACGCACCATGGCCGTGAGCGCGTCCACCACCGGCAGGACCTGGTGGAGCAGCTCCGGGTCCGCCACGCCGTGTTCGAGGTCCCGGACGTCGAGGAGCTGACGTCCCTGGCCGAGGCCTCCGCGAGCAGCGAGGCGGCACCGAAGCCCACGGTGGTGTCGGCGCCTCCCCCCGCGGCCCAACCCCGCGCGTCGCGCGAGGTGCGGGCCACCCACCTCACCGTCAAGCCGCTTTCCGTGGACGATGCGGTGATGCAGATGAACCTGATGGACAACGACTTCTACGTCTTCCACAACGTGGAGTCGGAGTCGCTGTGCATCGTCTACCGGCGCAAGGATGGCCAGTACGGCCTCATCGAGCCGCACGCCCCGGCGGTCGCCGCCACGGGCACCTGA
- the lptB gene encoding LPS export ABC transporter ATP-binding protein: MSAKLYAEGLEKTFRRRKVVGGVSFSVAPGEVVGLLGPNGAGKTTSFNMVVGLVSPDAGRVRIGDEDLTHLPMHRRARRGVGYLPQEASVFRKLTVRDNFLAVLERQKDLDSKARGQRADTLLEEFGLTHVSESLGETLSGGERRRAEIARSLIPQPRFILFDEPFAGVDPINVGDLQRQIFLLRERGLGVLITDHNVQDTLGICDRAYIIAQGQILEEGTPAEIAASPKARAVYLGERFRLQQAL, encoded by the coding sequence ATGAGCGCGAAGCTGTACGCGGAGGGCCTGGAGAAGACCTTTCGCCGCCGCAAGGTGGTGGGCGGCGTGTCCTTCAGCGTGGCGCCCGGCGAAGTGGTGGGCCTGCTGGGCCCCAACGGCGCGGGCAAGACGACCAGCTTCAACATGGTCGTGGGACTGGTGTCTCCGGACGCGGGACGCGTGCGCATTGGGGACGAGGACCTCACGCACCTGCCCATGCACCGCCGCGCCCGCAGGGGTGTGGGCTATCTGCCACAGGAAGCCTCCGTCTTCCGCAAGCTCACCGTGCGCGACAACTTCCTGGCCGTGCTGGAGCGCCAGAAGGATCTGGACTCGAAGGCCCGCGGGCAGCGCGCCGACACCCTCCTGGAGGAGTTCGGCCTCACGCACGTGTCCGAGTCCCTGGGGGAGACGCTCTCCGGTGGCGAGCGCCGGCGCGCCGAGATTGCCCGGAGCCTCATCCCCCAGCCCCGCTTCATCCTCTTCGACGAGCCCTTCGCCGGCGTGGACCCCATCAACGTGGGCGACCTCCAGCGGCAGATCTTCCTCCTGCGCGAGCGCGGCCTGGGCGTCCTCATCACCGACCACAACGTGCAGGACACCCTGGGCATCTGTGATCGCGCGTACATCATCGCACAGGGGCAGATTCTCGAAGAGGGCACCCCGGCGGAGATCGCCGCGTCTCCCAAGGCGCGAGCCGTCTACCTGGGGGAACGGTTCCGCCTCCAACAAGCGCTGTAA
- the astB gene encoding N-succinylarginine dihydrolase, whose translation MREYNFDGLVGPTHNYGGLSPGNLASQNHVGEPSHPRDAALQGLEKMRFVSGLGVGQAVLPPQPRPSLRALRALGFTGSDEEVITRASREAEHLLRLTSSASSMWTANAATVAPSADTADGRVHLTPANLSQMYHRAIEAETTHSVLRAIFASEKHFAVHAPLPGSSHFADEGAANHTRLATPGHAGLHLLAWGRSAWQDVQGPSRFPARQTLEASQALARLHQLDAKSVLFPQQHPEGIDAGAFHTDVLAVGNERFLMLHELAFVDHPGLLAVLREKLGQDFRAVVATQAELPVKDAVKAYPFNSQVLTLPDGTMAIVAPVESKETPAARRFLERVVAEETPVKAVHYLDVRQSMNNGGGPACLRQRVWLTDEERGAIKADVFYTPALHDSLAGWVRRHYREVLRPKDLQDPQLARETMTALDELTRILNLGSVYDFQQ comes from the coding sequence ATGCGCGAATACAACTTCGACGGGCTCGTTGGGCCCACCCACAATTACGGCGGCCTCTCGCCCGGCAACCTGGCGTCGCAGAACCATGTGGGTGAGCCGAGCCACCCCCGGGACGCGGCCCTCCAGGGACTGGAGAAGATGCGCTTCGTCTCCGGACTGGGGGTGGGACAGGCCGTGCTGCCGCCCCAGCCCCGCCCGTCCTTGCGGGCCCTGAGGGCCCTGGGCTTCACGGGCTCGGACGAGGAGGTCATCACCCGGGCCTCGCGCGAGGCGGAGCACCTGCTGCGGCTGACGTCCAGCGCCTCCTCCATGTGGACGGCGAACGCGGCCACGGTCGCGCCCAGCGCGGACACGGCGGACGGGCGCGTGCATCTGACGCCGGCCAACCTGTCGCAGATGTACCACCGGGCCATCGAGGCGGAGACGACGCACTCGGTGCTGCGCGCCATCTTCGCGAGCGAGAAGCACTTCGCGGTGCACGCGCCGCTGCCGGGCAGCAGCCACTTCGCGGACGAGGGCGCGGCGAACCACACGCGGCTCGCCACGCCTGGACACGCGGGCCTGCACCTGCTGGCCTGGGGCCGCAGCGCGTGGCAGGACGTGCAGGGCCCCAGCCGCTTCCCGGCCCGGCAGACGCTGGAGGCGAGTCAGGCGCTGGCGCGGCTGCACCAGTTGGACGCGAAGTCGGTGCTCTTTCCGCAGCAGCACCCGGAGGGCATCGACGCGGGGGCGTTCCATACGGACGTGCTCGCGGTGGGCAACGAGCGGTTCCTGATGCTGCACGAGCTGGCCTTCGTGGACCACCCGGGGCTGCTCGCGGTGCTGCGCGAGAAGCTGGGACAGGACTTCCGCGCGGTGGTGGCCACCCAGGCGGAGCTGCCGGTGAAGGACGCGGTGAAGGCGTACCCGTTCAACTCGCAGGTGCTGACGCTGCCGGACGGCACCATGGCGATTGTCGCGCCCGTGGAGAGCAAGGAGACGCCCGCGGCGCGGCGGTTCCTGGAGCGCGTGGTGGCCGAGGAAACGCCGGTGAAGGCCGTGCACTACCTGGACGTGCGCCAGTCCATGAACAACGGCGGCGGCCCCGCGTGCCTGCGCCAGCGCGTGTGGCTGACGGACGAGGAGCGCGGCGCCATCAAGGCGGACGTCTTCTACACGCCCGCGCTGCATGACTCCCTGGCGGGCTGGGTGCGGCGGCACTACCGCGAGGTGCTGCGCCCCAAGGATTTGCAGGACCCGCAGCTCGCGCGCGAGACGATGACGGCGCTGGATGAGCTGACGCGCATCCTCAACCTGGGCAGCGTCTACGACTTCCAGCAGTGA
- a CDS encoding LptA/OstA family protein: protein MIEFLVTAFFVAQPAPVLAATPAQGTPPAAVAPAPAAGTRAPNPLGGAKDLKEPVQINGDNVTFQKSQATLTGNVKVKHRTLDLKCDRMTANYTPQREVTRVVCTGGVEAVDGDRLARGERAEYDVPSGVLVVTGSPEARQGTTHMRGTKVRLTLGNERLEVENAVIVFESMPANPAPAKRKGRPAPARPAAPSAQGGTQP, encoded by the coding sequence GTGATTGAGTTCCTCGTAACGGCCTTCTTCGTCGCGCAGCCCGCGCCCGTGCTCGCCGCCACGCCCGCGCAGGGCACGCCGCCCGCCGCGGTGGCCCCGGCTCCGGCGGCGGGCACCCGCGCCCCCAACCCCCTGGGTGGCGCCAAGGACCTGAAGGAGCCCGTTCAAATCAACGGCGACAACGTCACCTTCCAGAAGTCCCAGGCCACGCTGACGGGCAACGTGAAGGTGAAGCACCGCACGCTGGACTTGAAGTGCGACCGGATGACGGCCAACTACACGCCGCAGCGCGAGGTGACGCGGGTGGTGTGCACCGGCGGCGTGGAGGCCGTGGACGGGGACCGCCTGGCCCGCGGTGAGCGCGCCGAGTACGACGTGCCCAGCGGCGTGCTGGTGGTGACGGGCTCGCCCGAGGCGCGCCAGGGCACCACGCACATGCGCGGCACGAAGGTCCGGCTGACGCTGGGCAATGAACGGCTGGAAGTGGAGAACGCCGTCATCGTCTTCGAGTCGATGCCCGCCAACCCCGCGCCCGCCAAGCGCAAGGGGCGCCCGGCCCCGGCCCGCCCGGCGGCCCCCTCCGCCCAGGGAGGCACGCAGCCATGA
- the dtd gene encoding D-aminoacyl-tRNA deacylase produces the protein MRAVVQRVLEASVTVEGQRVSEIGPGLLVLLGVGKGDTEADVPWMVEKLATMRIFEDAEGKMNLSLEDTSRQLIVVSQFTLYGDTRKGRRPSFIDALEPVAAKALYERTCELLRQRGLSVGTGIFAADMKVALVNDGPVTLLLESPGPATPSKG, from the coding sequence ATGAGAGCGGTGGTGCAGCGCGTGCTGGAGGCGTCGGTGACGGTGGAGGGCCAGCGCGTGAGCGAAATCGGCCCGGGGCTGCTCGTGCTGCTGGGCGTGGGCAAGGGTGACACGGAGGCGGATGTGCCGTGGATGGTGGAGAAGCTGGCCACGATGCGCATCTTCGAGGACGCCGAGGGGAAGATGAACCTGTCCCTGGAGGACACGTCCCGGCAGCTCATCGTCGTCAGCCAGTTCACCCTCTACGGCGACACGCGCAAGGGCCGCAGGCCCAGCTTCATCGACGCCCTGGAGCCCGTGGCCGCCAAGGCCCTCTATGAGCGCACCTGCGAGCTGCTGCGCCAGCGCGGGCTGAGCGTGGGCACCGGCATCTTCGCCGCGGACATGAAGGTGGCGCTCGTCAACGACGGGCCCGTCACCCTGCTGCTGGAGAGCCCGGGCCCGGCTACGCCCAGCAAGGGCTAG
- a CDS encoding lysophospholipid acyltransferase family protein, with protein sequence MERPPLAKRLKRFLRYVLIRGVLLLLQPLPLGVARSLGARLGALAYHLAGGERRKALKSLSVAFPEKSDAEREAVAREAFRHLAAAALEVACTGALDEALERLVAWSDADRQVLETALARGKGVVFVSGHVGNWELLARRVARAGYPSQSIAKETTDPRLTELVGQFRARGGVRSIWRGQEGAARAMLRALRSGEILGILIDQDTKVQSLFVPFFGQLAATPRAAADLAIRTGASVVTGFCHRDGDGYRLTMEEVPVPQDADREAAALTLTAALSTRIEDAIRRAPEQWVWMHQRWKTRPPVGADVPLPEAAPASAG encoded by the coding sequence GTGGAGCGTCCACCCTTAGCAAAGCGTCTCAAGCGTTTCCTCCGCTACGTGCTCATCCGGGGCGTGCTGTTGCTCCTTCAACCTCTGCCGTTGGGGGTGGCCCGGAGCCTGGGTGCGCGGTTGGGCGCGCTGGCCTACCACCTCGCCGGTGGGGAGCGGCGCAAGGCCCTCAAATCGCTATCCGTGGCCTTCCCGGAAAAGTCGGACGCGGAGCGGGAAGCCGTGGCCCGCGAGGCCTTCCGGCACCTGGCGGCGGCCGCCCTGGAGGTGGCCTGTACGGGCGCCCTGGACGAAGCCCTGGAGCGCCTGGTCGCCTGGTCGGACGCCGACCGGCAGGTGCTGGAGACGGCCCTGGCCCGGGGGAAGGGCGTCGTCTTCGTGTCCGGGCACGTGGGGAACTGGGAGCTGCTCGCCCGTCGGGTGGCGCGCGCGGGGTACCCCAGCCAGAGCATCGCCAAGGAGACCACCGACCCTCGGCTGACGGAGCTGGTGGGCCAGTTCCGGGCCCGGGGCGGGGTGCGCAGCATCTGGCGCGGCCAGGAGGGGGCGGCCCGGGCCATGCTGCGCGCGCTGCGCAGCGGCGAAATCCTGGGCATCCTCATCGACCAGGACACGAAGGTGCAGTCGCTCTTCGTGCCCTTCTTCGGCCAGCTCGCCGCCACGCCCCGGGCCGCCGCGGACCTGGCCATTCGCACGGGGGCCTCGGTGGTGACGGGCTTCTGCCACCGGGACGGGGACGGCTACCGCCTGACGATGGAGGAGGTGCCGGTGCCCCAGGACGCGGACCGCGAGGCGGCCGCCCTAACCCTCACCGCGGCCCTGTCCACCCGAATCGAGGACGCCATCCGGCGGGCCCCGGAACAGTGGGTGTGGATGCACCAGCGCTGGAAGACGCGTCCACCGGTGGGCGCGGACGTGCCACTTCCGGAGGCGGCGCCCGCCTCGGCTGGGTGA
- a CDS encoding double-CXXCG motif protein: MKFFRLEADTTSRYTGDLSRAAHRWGLPGVEPCPACGVGGGWAGIQYPCVDLSGLTQVELQPFSDPWPVAFDAFVQLRERIRPLVPQGAVLEPGARLGPLTGAASGAFGPLSLQDWTPIARADALAAMQEAGLRGLIGGPVDATFRARTPPRLCELQLELHGRLHEACFPQPRRRPCATCGSEDSQPLPEAYWLARDSLPAHLDLFRLRDFPTLVIVTERMVEVASRLMLDGATFLPLEAR; this comes from the coding sequence GTGAAGTTCTTCCGACTCGAAGCGGATACGACGTCGCGCTACACCGGTGACCTGAGTCGCGCCGCGCACCGGTGGGGGTTGCCGGGGGTGGAGCCCTGCCCGGCATGCGGTGTCGGAGGCGGTTGGGCCGGCATCCAGTATCCCTGTGTCGACCTCTCCGGACTGACCCAGGTCGAACTGCAGCCGTTCTCCGACCCCTGGCCCGTTGCCTTCGATGCCTTCGTCCAGTTGCGCGAGCGCATCAGGCCGCTGGTACCCCAGGGCGCCGTGTTGGAGCCGGGCGCTCGGCTGGGGCCGCTCACGGGCGCGGCGTCCGGTGCGTTCGGGCCGCTCTCATTGCAGGACTGGACGCCCATCGCGCGAGCCGATGCCCTGGCCGCGATGCAGGAGGCTGGGCTCCGAGGACTCATTGGCGGACCTGTCGATGCGACGTTCCGGGCCCGGACGCCTCCCCGGTTGTGCGAGCTCCAATTGGAGCTTCACGGACGGCTCCATGAGGCCTGCTTCCCACAACCGCGCCGCCGTCCTTGCGCGACGTGCGGAAGCGAGGACAGTCAGCCCCTGCCAGAGGCGTACTGGCTCGCCCGCGACTCGCTGCCCGCGCACCTGGACCTCTTCCGGTTGAGGGATTTTCCCACGCTCGTCATCGTGACCGAGCGCATGGTGGAGGTGGCTAGCCGCCTGATGCTCGACGGCGCCACCTTCCTCCCCTTGGAGGCCCGCTGA
- a CDS encoding aminoacyl-tRNA deacylase, translated as MIPEAIQHYLRRNGVRFERYWHPRAVAAQEVAEALHVSGWRVAKSVIVLADRQPWIVVVPAASSVDLHQVRDMLGVRHVRLATEQEFSGHFPDCELGAEPPFGELYGLPVAVDESLSLAERLLFRAGSHEETLEMRFQDFATLEWPLVASFIEQDQEQPAESNSGAPTRPVEGAHAHV; from the coding sequence ATGATTCCCGAAGCGATACAGCACTATCTGCGCCGCAACGGGGTGCGTTTCGAGCGGTACTGGCACCCGCGTGCCGTGGCCGCCCAAGAAGTCGCCGAGGCCCTGCACGTCTCCGGATGGCGCGTGGCCAAGTCCGTCATCGTCCTGGCGGACCGGCAACCCTGGATTGTCGTCGTCCCCGCGGCGAGCTCCGTGGACCTGCACCAGGTCCGCGACATGTTGGGCGTCAGGCACGTCCGCCTCGCCACCGAGCAGGAGTTCTCCGGCCACTTCCCCGACTGCGAGCTGGGCGCCGAGCCTCCCTTCGGAGAGCTCTACGGCCTGCCTGTCGCCGTCGATGAGTCGCTCAGCCTGGCTGAACGGCTGCTCTTCCGCGCGGGCTCCCATGAGGAGACGCTGGAGATGCGCTTCCAGGACTTCGCCACCCTGGAGTGGCCCCTGGTGGCCTCGTTCATCGAACAGGACCAGGAGCAGCCGGCGGAGAGCAACAGCGGCGCGCCCACGCGGCCCGTCGAGGGCGCGCACGCCCATGTCTGA